The window GAAGGTGGTCTCGCCGATGATCACCGCGCGGTCGTGGTCCTGCAGCGCGCCCGCCACGATCTCGGACGCGGACGCGGCGTTCTCGTCCGTCAGCACCACCAGCGGTGCATCGGGGACCACGGGTTCCGTGCGCGCCAGGACGTTCTCCGTGGGCGCGTTGCGGAACTCGGCTCGCAGGATGGACTGCCCCGGCTTCAGGAACAGGTCGCTGATGCGGATGGCCTGCTCCAGGCTGCCGCCGCCGTTGCCGCGCAGGTCCAGCACGAAGGCGTGGGCGCCGGACTTCCGCAGGCTCACCAGCGCGCGCAGCACCTCTTCGCCCGAGCTGTCGTTGAATCCCTCCAGCGGCACGTAGCCGATCCCCGGCTCCAGCATCACCGCGTACGCCACGGAGGGATAGCGGATTCGCTCGCGGGTGAACTCGTGGTGGATGGTGCCCACCCCCGGGCGATGGTAATCGACCGCGACGTTGGTGCCCGGCTCCCCGAGCAGCCGCCGGGTAACCTGGTCCACCGGCTGCCCGGTGACGTTCTCGCCCGCCGCGCCGATCACCCGGTCGCCGGGCCGCACCCCCGCGCGCGCCGCGGGCGAGCCCTCGAACACGCGGGTGACCAGCGCCGTATCGCGCACGGTGGTGATCTGCATGCCCACGCCGCCGTACGAGTTCCGCAGCGTTTCGCGGGAGAACTGCGCCAGCTGCTCGGGCGAAAACAGCTCCGCGTAGGGATCGCCGATCTGCACCAGGAGCCCGCGCGCCGCCTTTTCGTACAGCTGCGCGTCGGAGATGGAGTCGATCCCGCGCGCGGAAAGAGCGGAGATCACCTCGTGGAACATCTGCTCGCCGGGCCGGCCGCCGAGGGCCTGCAGTGCAAAGCCGCCCGCCAACGCGGGAAGCAGCAGCGCGGCGGCGAGCGAGCGGCGAAGGGAGCTGCGGCGCGGCTGGTCGGCGGCGGAAGCGCGGGGCATCCGGGTCTTCATCAAGGGCGATCAGGCATTCGGAAAATGGCGTCCCGCAGGTACACCGGACGTAGGTGGTTGATCCGGCGTTGCCAGTTGCTTCCGGACTGGTTCCCGGAAGAACTTCGGTTACGTGTCGATGGCGGCGCGACGACGGGCGCCCCCCATCCCCAACCCTTCCCCCGCAAACTGCGCGGGCGAAGGGAGCCAGTGCCATGCGCTACGCGGGATCCGGCGCACTCTGCAGGCGACCCGCACGAGCCACAGTGCGTTTCTATCGAGGCCGGCGCATTCCCCGGCTGCCCTCTCCCCCGGCCCCTCTCCCGCAAGCGGGAGAGGGGAGAATTCGATTGCGCTCCGGTCGGCCCAACGCACCCGACTACGCATGCAGTCCGCGAAGGCGGACTTCGTGACGTTCCAGCCGCGACTTCAGTCGCCCCAGCGCGGCGGAGGGTCAGCTCCGCAGCATCGGCGCGAGCGGATGTCCGTGCGCCGCCGCCCCTTCCCTCGCGCGCGGGCAGTCCCGACGCAACGTCCTGGCCCCGGCGGCATCACCCTCGTGGACGACCCGCCGCACGATGACCTTGTCCGCGCCCCCAGAATCCCCCGCCCCGCTCTCGTAGCGCACCGTCGAGACCTCGCCCGCCCCGCTGACGACGATCTGCACCTCGTGCGGCTGGACGGCTCCATTCAGCTCACCCGGCTGGGGGCGGAACGCATGGCCGAGGGAGGCGGCCAGGCCGGCGGCGGCGGTGAGGAGCGTGAGGGAGCGGAGCATCGTGCATCCTCCGGAAAGCGGGAAAACCGGGCGATCCGTCCCGCGCCCCAGGCGGGGACGCGGGACGAATGCCATCCATCAACCGATCCAGTACGTCGCCTTGATCATGAACACGTTGCGGGCGGGGGC of the Longimicrobium sp. genome contains:
- a CDS encoding S41 family peptidase codes for the protein MKTRMPRASAADQPRRSSLRRSLAAALLLPALAGGFALQALGGRPGEQMFHEVISALSARGIDSISDAQLYEKAARGLLVQIGDPYAELFSPEQLAQFSRETLRNSYGGVGMQITTVRDTALVTRVFEGSPAARAGVRPGDRVIGAAGENVTGQPVDQVTRRLLGEPGTNVAVDYHRPGVGTIHHEFTRERIRYPSVAYAVMLEPGIGYVPLEGFNDSSGEEVLRALVSLRKSGAHAFVLDLRGNGGGSLEQAIRISDLFLKPGQSILRAEFRNAPTENVLARTEPVVPDAPLVVLTDENAASASEIVAGALQDHDRAVIIGETTF